The following coding sequences are from one Musa acuminata AAA Group cultivar baxijiao chromosome BXJ2-4, Cavendish_Baxijiao_AAA, whole genome shotgun sequence window:
- the LOC103981195 gene encoding uncharacterized protein LOC103981195 isoform X2, which produces MVHLASYGKLHSEAELPIKKRLPPPQPQPPSSKVKLEIEDQLEDQHGPLNKRPKVADPHLQQWGTGKDMPLTEGVQYDLLDEPSPLGLRLRKSPSLLDLIQMRLSQANAAVTSHSMENEGLGDEKKKETRSSSALATTEKMKASNFPASILRIGSWEYVSRYEGDLVAKCYFAKRKLVWEILEGGLKSKIEIQWSDITALKANCPEDGPGTLDVVSARQPLFFRETNPQPRKHTLWQATSDFTDGQASIHRKHFLQCPQGLLSKHLEKLIQYDPRLYALSQEPEIQESRFFEPRCYPFDNLKDSYGSSVQEFQDSASACAGRSTSANGGTSVDVSVAEIHPPSSVLEPPVSKGNGAVGTEETKNQSCWDHLTVPGLKPSISINDFINQLGYCISDQFASRNPQSSSTVIRDQEILELVESLFTDSQMPASDERSIMSKVNSFCCLLQDAGMVQSQQMNWGGTSTTGNGFDPEEESNKASGRRTAANISRKDSFGELLMHLPRIASLPQFLFDIAEDGEDIGSQK; this is translated from the exons ATGGTTCATTTGGCGAGTTACGGCAAGCTGCATTCGGAGGCCGAGCTGCCGATCAAGAAGAGACTaccgccgccgcagccgcagccgccgtcgTCCAAGGTGAAGTTGGAGATTGAGGACCAATTGGAGGACCAGCATGGGCCGCTCAACAAGAGACCCAAGGTTGCTGATCCTCATCTCCAGCAG TGGGGAACAGGAAAAGATATGCCTCTAACAGAGGGTGTTCAGTATGATCTACTTGATGAGCCAAGTCCACTGGGACTTCGCCTGCGAAAGAGTCCATCACTGCTGGATTTGATTCAGATGAGATTGTCTCAAGCAAATGCGGCTGTTACTTCACACAGCATGGAAAATGAAGGCTTGGGggatgaaaaaaagaaagaaactaggTCAAGCAGTGCTCTGGCTACCACCGAAAAGATGAAAGCATCAAACTTTCCGGCTTCCATTTTGAGGATTGGgagttgggag TATGTGTCGAGGTATGAAGGTGATTTAGTAGCCAAGTGCTACTTCGCAAAGCGAAAACTTGTATGGGAGATTCTCGAAGGAGGTCTTAAGAGCAAGATTGAGATCCAGTGGTCAGATATCACAGCTCTCAAAGCAAATTGCCCAGAAGATGGACCTGGGACTTTGGATGTAGTG TCGGCTAGGCAGCCTCTTTTCTTTAGAGAGACCAATCCACAGCCTAGGAAGCACACATTGTGGCAAGCGACTTCAGATTTCACTGATGGGCAAGCAAGCATTCACAG GAAGCATTTTCTACAATGCCCGCAAGGTTTGCTAAGCAAGCATTTAGAGAAGCTTATCCAATACGATCCACGGCTATATGCGCTAAGTCAAGAACCAGAAATTCAGGAAAGCCGATTCTTTGAACCAAGGTGTTATCCATTTGATAATCTCAAAGATTCATATGGATCTTCAGTTCAAGAGTTTCAAGATTCTGCATCGGCTTGTGCCGGAAGATCAACTTCTGCTAATGGCGGCACATCGGTTGATGTTTCTGTAGCGGAAATCCACCCACCAAGCTCAG TTCTTGAACCTCCAGTATCAAAAGGAAACGGTGCTGTTGGAACCGAAGAGACTAAGAATCAGAGCTGCTGGGATCATCTGACAGTTCCTGGACTCAAGCCTTCAATATCGATCAATGACTTTATCAATCAACTAGGATATTGCATATCTGATCAGTTCGCATCAAGGAATCCACAGTCTTCCAGCACGGTTATTCGTGACCAAGAAATATTGGAGTTGGTTGAATCTCTTTTTACTGATTCCCAGATGCCTGCTTCCGATGAAAGATCGATCATGTCGAAGGTGAATTCCTTTTGCTGTCTGCTCCAGGACGCTGGCATGGTACAAAGCCAGCAGATGAACTGGGGTGGAACTTCGACAACCGGTAATGGCTTCGATcctgaagaagagtccaacaaggCTTCGGGTCGTAGGACAGcggcaaacatctcaagaaaggaCTCCTTTGGGGAGCTACTGATGCATCTTCCTCGCATCGCATCACTGCCTCAGTTCTTGTTCGATATCGCAGAAGATGGTGAAGATATCGGTTCACAAAAATAA
- the LOC103981195 gene encoding uncharacterized protein LOC103981195 isoform X1 — translation MVHLASYGKLHSEAELPIKKRLPPPQPQPPSSKVKLEIEDQLEDQHGPLNKRPKVADPHLQQQWGTGKDMPLTEGVQYDLLDEPSPLGLRLRKSPSLLDLIQMRLSQANAAVTSHSMENEGLGDEKKKETRSSSALATTEKMKASNFPASILRIGSWEYVSRYEGDLVAKCYFAKRKLVWEILEGGLKSKIEIQWSDITALKANCPEDGPGTLDVVSARQPLFFRETNPQPRKHTLWQATSDFTDGQASIHRKHFLQCPQGLLSKHLEKLIQYDPRLYALSQEPEIQESRFFEPRCYPFDNLKDSYGSSVQEFQDSASACAGRSTSANGGTSVDVSVAEIHPPSSVLEPPVSKGNGAVGTEETKNQSCWDHLTVPGLKPSISINDFINQLGYCISDQFASRNPQSSSTVIRDQEILELVESLFTDSQMPASDERSIMSKVNSFCCLLQDAGMVQSQQMNWGGTSTTGNGFDPEEESNKASGRRTAANISRKDSFGELLMHLPRIASLPQFLFDIAEDGEDIGSQK, via the exons ATGGTTCATTTGGCGAGTTACGGCAAGCTGCATTCGGAGGCCGAGCTGCCGATCAAGAAGAGACTaccgccgccgcagccgcagccgccgtcgTCCAAGGTGAAGTTGGAGATTGAGGACCAATTGGAGGACCAGCATGGGCCGCTCAACAAGAGACCCAAGGTTGCTGATCCTCATCTCCAGCAG CAGTGGGGAACAGGAAAAGATATGCCTCTAACAGAGGGTGTTCAGTATGATCTACTTGATGAGCCAAGTCCACTGGGACTTCGCCTGCGAAAGAGTCCATCACTGCTGGATTTGATTCAGATGAGATTGTCTCAAGCAAATGCGGCTGTTACTTCACACAGCATGGAAAATGAAGGCTTGGGggatgaaaaaaagaaagaaactaggTCAAGCAGTGCTCTGGCTACCACCGAAAAGATGAAAGCATCAAACTTTCCGGCTTCCATTTTGAGGATTGGgagttgggag TATGTGTCGAGGTATGAAGGTGATTTAGTAGCCAAGTGCTACTTCGCAAAGCGAAAACTTGTATGGGAGATTCTCGAAGGAGGTCTTAAGAGCAAGATTGAGATCCAGTGGTCAGATATCACAGCTCTCAAAGCAAATTGCCCAGAAGATGGACCTGGGACTTTGGATGTAGTG TCGGCTAGGCAGCCTCTTTTCTTTAGAGAGACCAATCCACAGCCTAGGAAGCACACATTGTGGCAAGCGACTTCAGATTTCACTGATGGGCAAGCAAGCATTCACAG GAAGCATTTTCTACAATGCCCGCAAGGTTTGCTAAGCAAGCATTTAGAGAAGCTTATCCAATACGATCCACGGCTATATGCGCTAAGTCAAGAACCAGAAATTCAGGAAAGCCGATTCTTTGAACCAAGGTGTTATCCATTTGATAATCTCAAAGATTCATATGGATCTTCAGTTCAAGAGTTTCAAGATTCTGCATCGGCTTGTGCCGGAAGATCAACTTCTGCTAATGGCGGCACATCGGTTGATGTTTCTGTAGCGGAAATCCACCCACCAAGCTCAG TTCTTGAACCTCCAGTATCAAAAGGAAACGGTGCTGTTGGAACCGAAGAGACTAAGAATCAGAGCTGCTGGGATCATCTGACAGTTCCTGGACTCAAGCCTTCAATATCGATCAATGACTTTATCAATCAACTAGGATATTGCATATCTGATCAGTTCGCATCAAGGAATCCACAGTCTTCCAGCACGGTTATTCGTGACCAAGAAATATTGGAGTTGGTTGAATCTCTTTTTACTGATTCCCAGATGCCTGCTTCCGATGAAAGATCGATCATGTCGAAGGTGAATTCCTTTTGCTGTCTGCTCCAGGACGCTGGCATGGTACAAAGCCAGCAGATGAACTGGGGTGGAACTTCGACAACCGGTAATGGCTTCGATcctgaagaagagtccaacaaggCTTCGGGTCGTAGGACAGcggcaaacatctcaagaaaggaCTCCTTTGGGGAGCTACTGATGCATCTTCCTCGCATCGCATCACTGCCTCAGTTCTTGTTCGATATCGCAGAAGATGGTGAAGATATCGGTTCACAAAAATAA